A DNA window from Limanda limanda chromosome 6, fLimLim1.1, whole genome shotgun sequence contains the following coding sequences:
- the aipl1 gene encoding aryl-hydrocarbon-interacting protein-like 1 produces the protein MSDMQDTLLLGSEGIKKTILHGGTGDIPKFITGAKVTFHFRTQLCDDERTVIDDSKVVGTPMEIVIGNMFKLDIWETLLASMRIGEVADFWCDISHTGVYPLVSKSMRRIAEGKDPVDWHIHTCGMANMFAYHTLGYDDLDELMKEPKPLYFVLELLMVQQPSEYNRESWALSDEERLKIVPVLHGQGNKLFKQGRYQDATQKYKEAIICIKNVQTKKKSWEVPWMKLEKMANTLTLNYCQCLHRMEEYYEVIEHTSDIINQHPGVMKAFYLRGKAHMEVWNEAEARQDFSRVLDLDPRMKKAVKKELAVLNMRMEEKNQEDRETYKGMF, from the exons ATGTCGGATATGCAGGATACGCTGCTGCTGGGATCAGAGGGAATCAAGAAAACAATCCTGCATGGAGGCACCGGAGACATTCCTAAGTTCATCACAGGGGCAAAG GTGACGTTTCATTTCCGCACCCAGCTGTGCGATGATGAACGCACAGTGATAGACGACAGCAAAGTGGTCGGGACGCCCATGGAGATTGTGATCGGCAACATGTTCAAACTGGACATATGGGAGACTCTGTTGGCCTCCATGAGGATCGGTGAGGTGGCGGATTTCTGGTGTGACATCAGT CACACTGGCGTTTACCCACTTGTCTCCAAAAGTATGCGACGCATTGCTGAAGGCAAAGACCCTGTGGACTGGCACATCCACACGTGTGGCATGGCTAACATGTTCGCCTACCACACCCTTGGCTACGACGACCTGGATGAGCTCATGAAGGAACCCAAACCCCTCTACTTTGTCCTCGAGCTGCTCATG GTACAGCAGCCCAGTGAGTACAACAGGGAGTCGTGGGCTCTGAGCGATGAGGAGCGGCTGAAGATCGTTCCTGTGCTGCACGGCCAAGGGAACAAGCTCTTCAAACAAGGACGCTACCAAGACGCGACGCAAAAATACAAGGAGGCCATCATCTGCATCAAAAATGTTCAGACTAAG AAAAAATCATGGGAGGTCCCCTGGatgaaactggagaaaatggCCAACACCTTGACCCTGAACTACTGCCAATGTTTGCACCGTATGGAGGAGTACTACGAGGTCATCGAGCACACCAGTGACATCATCAATCAGCACCCAG GCGTAATGAAGGCCTTCTACCTACGAGGGAAAGCCCACATGGAGGTGTGGAACGAGGCAGAGGCCCGGCAGGACTTCAGCAGGGTGCTGGACCTGGACCCTCGCATGAAGAAGGCTGTGAAGAAGGAACTGGCTGTGCTCAATATGCGCATGGAAGAGAAGAACCAGGAGGACAGGGAAACATACAAGGGCATGTTCTGA